One Stenotrophomonas sp. SAU14A_NAIMI4_5 DNA segment encodes these proteins:
- a CDS encoding M14 family metallocarboxypeptidase: MTLAPFYPIGTPGQPWGDAERAQWRAAQQRQRSYHDDVVAALERLDDGFDVIQYGQLDYAPDHYPLFAVVNHDWNPALPTALVTGGVHGYETSGVHGALQFLEEQAERYLGRMNLIVAPCVSPWGYERIQRWNPDAIDPNRSFRDGGLIEEAASLMRWVAERKADIRVHLDLHETTDSDLHEFDPARCARDGKPFERDTIPDGFYVIGNSEDPQHGFQKALIEAVAPITHIAPADAEGNLVGLPLQSPGVVWGESRSIGACAGFTDARYATTTEVFPDSPRTNPQECNDAQVAAVCAGLDYALAQ, translated from the coding sequence ATGACCCTCGCGCCGTTCTATCCCATCGGTACCCCCGGCCAGCCCTGGGGCGATGCTGAACGCGCACAGTGGCGGGCCGCCCAGCAGCGCCAGCGCAGCTACCACGATGATGTGGTGGCCGCCCTGGAGCGCCTGGACGACGGTTTCGACGTGATCCAGTACGGCCAGCTCGACTATGCCCCGGACCACTACCCGCTGTTTGCCGTGGTCAACCACGACTGGAACCCGGCGCTGCCGACCGCCCTGGTCACCGGCGGCGTGCATGGGTATGAGACCAGTGGTGTGCATGGCGCCCTGCAGTTCCTCGAAGAACAGGCCGAGCGCTACCTGGGCCGGATGAACCTGATCGTGGCGCCGTGCGTCAGCCCGTGGGGCTACGAGCGCATCCAGCGCTGGAACCCGGATGCGATCGACCCTAACCGCAGCTTCCGTGACGGCGGCCTGATCGAGGAAGCCGCCTCGCTGATGCGCTGGGTGGCCGAGCGCAAGGCCGATATCCGCGTGCACCTGGACCTGCACGAGACCACCGACAGCGACCTGCACGAGTTCGACCCGGCGCGCTGCGCCCGCGACGGCAAGCCGTTCGAGCGTGACACCATCCCTGATGGCTTCTACGTGATCGGCAACAGCGAAGATCCGCAGCACGGCTTCCAGAAGGCGCTGATCGAGGCCGTTGCGCCGATCACCCACATCGCCCCGGCCGACGCCGAGGGCAACCTGGTGGGCCTGCCGCTGCAGTCGCCCGGCGTGGTCTGGGGCGAGTCGCGTTCGATCGGTGCGTGCGCCGGTTTCACCGACGCGCGCTATGCCACCACCACCGAGGTCTTCCCGGACAGCCCGCGTACCAACCCGCAGGAATGCAACGACGCCCAGGTGGCGGCGGTGTGCGCCGGCCTGGATTACGCGCTGGCGCAGTGA
- a CDS encoding DUF3348 family protein, producing MANAAQPVLGGPEFLRLLARLSDGAMPASSPALTDRLGQWVDWSRAVALSGALDGRLPEPGEAAEAVEDLLADCAQAESSLLASIREDAEAERLLDLAEAAAQANFASLRQRYRVLQQAIQTATGRLRGRLRDQLVQASPDLARLAEVDAVMERTLTPREHSLLATAPTVLAARFERVHGQPGWRASFRNDMRNLLLAELELRFHPIHGLLAALRSH from the coding sequence ATGGCGAACGCCGCGCAGCCGGTCCTGGGTGGACCGGAGTTCCTCCGCCTGCTTGCCCGTCTCAGCGACGGTGCGATGCCGGCCAGCAGTCCCGCCCTGACCGATCGCCTCGGCCAGTGGGTGGACTGGAGCCGTGCCGTGGCGCTGTCCGGGGCGCTGGACGGCCGCCTGCCGGAACCGGGCGAGGCCGCCGAAGCGGTGGAGGACCTGCTGGCTGACTGCGCCCAGGCCGAGTCCAGCCTGCTGGCCTCGATCCGCGAGGATGCCGAGGCCGAACGCCTGCTGGACCTGGCCGAGGCCGCCGCGCAGGCCAACTTCGCCTCGCTGCGCCAGCGCTACCGCGTGCTGCAGCAGGCCATCCAGACCGCCACCGGACGCCTGCGCGGGCGCCTGCGCGACCAGCTGGTGCAGGCCTCGCCGGACCTGGCGCGGCTGGCCGAGGTCGACGCGGTGATGGAACGGACCCTGACCCCGCGCGAGCACAGCCTGCTGGCCACCGCGCCAACGGTGCTGGCCGCCCGTTTCGAACGCGTGCACGGCCAGCCCGGCTGGCGCGCGTCCTTCCGCAATGACATGCGCAACCTGCTGCTGGCCGAGCTTGAACTGCGCTTCCACCCGATCCACGGGCTGCTTGCAGCCCTGCGCTCCCACTGA
- a CDS encoding DUF802 domain-containing protein — MSRTAFHVVVFLVGLLAVCWIGIGYVAVHPLGAAVAAIVAACYIAGGVELYRYRQASNGLRTALNDLGAAKDALAPWLERVPVGLRNAVRLRVEGERIALPGPVLTPYLVGLLVLLGMLGTLLGMMDTLRGTGLALQSATDMAAIRGSLASPVQGLAVAFGTSIAGVASSAMLGLLSALLRRDRLQVVQQLDRAIAGELHPYSQAWQRAESLRLLQAQSAALPALVDRLQAMTSAFEQHSTAANERLLNGQSDFLTHSQALQERLAVSLQQSLREGAEASAAAIAGALQSMAETTLAGLANHGQALHARVESAVQQQLAGLSEGFERSRVATEASWARIVAEQTQAQQALVADLRQHLQAFSEGQGAQAETVLARIGERLQADAAGNTEAWRAAAEQQRAVNAALVERQQQALQAVGAQLDTQAQALLQALDERHAAGQSLLQDHEAQRSQDWQAAQAAAANAHAELQAGLDAREQQRQARWDAVATELQQAHASLQTQLQAGDAQRLQQWSTALDAIAQGLAERQQQVCETLASTAQQIGENGRAQASATLAEVSTLLQTAADAPKAAAEVINELRSTLSESLVRDNKMLEERGHLLATVQTLLEAINHASHEQRSAVDALVGGSAELLERVGSRFTDHIAAETGKLDGIAEHLSGSAAEVGQLAGTFGAAVEQFGAASTELSGRLEQIGGALDASLARSDEQLAYYVAQAREVVDLSLLSQKQVMEELQQLATRRGKAGSA, encoded by the coding sequence ATGTCCAGAACTGCATTCCATGTCGTTGTTTTCCTTGTCGGCCTGCTGGCCGTGTGCTGGATCGGCATCGGCTACGTGGCGGTGCACCCGCTGGGCGCTGCGGTGGCGGCGATCGTCGCGGCCTGCTACATCGCTGGCGGCGTGGAGCTGTACCGCTATCGCCAGGCCAGCAACGGGCTGCGCACCGCACTGAACGACCTGGGTGCGGCGAAGGACGCCCTGGCGCCGTGGCTGGAGCGCGTGCCGGTGGGCCTGCGCAACGCTGTGCGCCTGCGCGTGGAAGGCGAGCGCATCGCCCTGCCCGGCCCGGTGCTGACCCCGTACCTGGTCGGCCTGCTGGTGCTGCTGGGCATGCTCGGCACCCTGCTGGGCATGATGGATACGCTGCGCGGCACCGGCCTTGCGCTGCAGAGCGCCACCGACATGGCCGCCATCCGCGGCTCGCTGGCCTCGCCGGTGCAGGGCCTGGCCGTGGCCTTCGGCACCTCGATTGCCGGTGTGGCCAGCTCGGCGATGCTCGGCCTGCTGTCCGCGCTGCTGCGCCGCGACCGCCTGCAGGTCGTGCAGCAGCTGGACCGCGCCATCGCCGGCGAGCTGCACCCGTATTCGCAGGCCTGGCAGCGCGCCGAGTCGCTGCGCCTGCTGCAGGCGCAGTCGGCCGCCCTGCCCGCCCTGGTAGACCGCCTGCAGGCGATGACCAGCGCCTTTGAACAGCACAGCACGGCCGCCAACGAGCGCCTGCTGAACGGCCAATCCGACTTCCTCACCCACAGCCAGGCATTGCAGGAACGACTGGCGGTCTCGCTGCAGCAGTCGCTGCGCGAAGGCGCCGAGGCCAGTGCCGCCGCCATTGCCGGCGCGCTGCAGTCGATGGCTGAAACCACGCTGGCAGGACTGGCCAACCATGGCCAGGCGCTGCATGCGCGCGTCGAAAGCGCTGTGCAGCAGCAGCTGGCCGGCCTCAGCGAAGGCTTCGAGCGCAGCCGCGTGGCTACCGAAGCGAGCTGGGCCCGGATCGTGGCCGAGCAGACCCAGGCCCAGCAGGCACTGGTGGCCGATCTGCGCCAGCACCTGCAGGCCTTCAGCGAGGGCCAGGGCGCGCAGGCCGAGACCGTGCTCGCACGCATCGGCGAGCGCCTGCAGGCCGACGCCGCCGGCAACACCGAAGCGTGGCGTGCTGCCGCGGAACAGCAGCGGGCAGTGAACGCCGCGCTGGTGGAGCGCCAGCAGCAGGCACTGCAGGCGGTCGGCGCACAGCTGGACACGCAGGCGCAAGCCCTGCTGCAGGCATTGGACGAGCGCCATGCCGCGGGCCAGTCGCTGCTGCAGGATCACGAGGCGCAGCGTTCGCAGGACTGGCAGGCCGCACAGGCCGCCGCCGCCAACGCACATGCCGAGCTGCAGGCGGGCCTGGACGCACGCGAACAGCAGCGCCAGGCGCGCTGGGATGCGGTGGCCACCGAGCTGCAGCAGGCACATGCCAGCCTGCAGACCCAACTGCAGGCCGGTGACGCGCAGCGCCTGCAGCAGTGGAGCACGGCACTCGATGCCATCGCGCAGGGCCTGGCCGAGCGCCAGCAGCAGGTCTGCGAGACCCTGGCCAGCACCGCGCAGCAGATCGGCGAGAACGGCCGCGCGCAGGCCAGCGCTACCCTGGCCGAAGTCTCCACCCTGCTGCAGACCGCCGCCGACGCCCCCAAGGCTGCGGCCGAGGTCATCAACGAACTGCGCAGCACCCTGTCCGAGAGCCTGGTGCGCGACAACAAGATGCTGGAAGAACGCGGCCACCTGCTGGCTACCGTGCAGACGCTGCTGGAGGCGATCAACCACGCCTCGCACGAACAGCGCAGCGCCGTGGACGCACTGGTGGGCGGATCGGCCGAGCTGCTGGAACGGGTCGGCAGCCGCTTCACCGACCACATCGCCGCCGAGACCGGCAAGCTCGACGGCATCGCCGAGCACCTCAGCGGCAGCGCGGCGGAGGTCGGCCAACTGGCCGGCACCTTCGGCGCCGCCGTCGAGCAGTTCGGCGCGGCCTCCACCGAGCTGTCCGGGCGCCTGGAACAGATCGGCGGCGCACTGGACGCTTCGCTGGCGCGCAGCGATGAGCAGCTGGCCTACTACGTGGCGCAGGCGCGCGAGGTGGTCGACCTCAGCCTGTTGTCGCAGAAGCAGGTGATGGAGGAACTGCAGCAGCTGGCCACGCGCCGTGGCAAGGCCGGCAGCGCATGA
- a CDS encoding OmpA family protein, which produces MSDELEVDGGSHAPIWAAFGDLMSVLLGAFVLILVGVVAVQLELSQRLDQEVKQRQAEAKRLQTLEQALAGPLAAGRVTLVDGRIGISGSVLFALNSDQLQPEGQELLRSLAAPLAAYLGSREEILMVSGFTDDAPIRDGNRRFADNWELSAQRSLTVTRTLIADGVPADAVFAAAFGSEQPVSSNADEAGRARNRRVEIAPIPKPKAADGK; this is translated from the coding sequence ATGAGCGACGAACTGGAGGTCGACGGCGGCTCACACGCCCCGATCTGGGCCGCATTCGGCGACTTGATGTCGGTGCTGCTGGGCGCCTTCGTGCTGATCCTGGTCGGCGTGGTCGCCGTGCAGCTGGAACTTTCGCAGCGGCTGGACCAGGAAGTGAAGCAGCGCCAGGCCGAAGCCAAGCGACTGCAGACCCTGGAGCAGGCGCTGGCCGGCCCCCTGGCTGCTGGCCGCGTGACCCTGGTCGATGGCCGGATCGGCATCAGCGGCAGCGTGCTGTTCGCGCTCAACTCGGACCAGCTGCAGCCGGAAGGCCAGGAGCTGCTGCGCAGTTTGGCCGCACCGCTGGCGGCGTACCTGGGCTCGCGTGAAGAGATCCTGATGGTCAGCGGCTTCACCGATGACGCGCCGATCCGCGATGGCAACCGCCGCTTCGCCGACAACTGGGAGCTGTCCGCGCAGCGTTCGCTGACGGTGACCCGCACGCTGATTGCCGATGGTGTTCCAGCCGATGCGGTGTTTGCCGCCGCGTTCGGCAGCGAGCAGCCGGTCAGTTCCAACGCCGACGAAGCCGGCCGTGCGCGCAACCGCCGCGTGGAGATCGCGCCGATTCCCAAACCGAAGGCCGCTGATGGCAAGTAA
- a CDS encoding DUF2894 domain-containing protein yields MASKPQPPRDGLRALVRDLDAGSHSLPHYPQLPMLDQVRREWSALRSEVQVRRSLRAEAPADGGPLNSAVLVQRMLDTMQATSPGYLRHFIDYIDTLSWLQALQDGAASAADTAKPKRTRKPRTAG; encoded by the coding sequence ATGGCAAGTAAGCCGCAGCCGCCACGGGACGGCCTGCGCGCACTGGTGCGCGACCTGGATGCGGGCTCGCACAGCCTGCCGCATTACCCGCAGCTGCCGATGCTGGACCAGGTGCGCCGCGAGTGGAGCGCGCTGCGCAGTGAAGTGCAGGTGCGCCGTTCGCTGCGCGCGGAGGCCCCGGCCGATGGCGGCCCCTTGAATTCCGCGGTGCTGGTGCAGCGCATGCTGGATACGATGCAGGCCACCAGCCCCGGCTACCTGCGGCACTTCATCGATTACATCGACACGCTGTCCTGGTTGCAGGCGTTGCAGGATGGTGCAGCCAGCGCCGCGGACACCGCCAAGCCCAAGCGCACGCGCAAGCCCCGTACTGCGGGCTGA
- a CDS encoding transposase, with the protein MSSHRLRLGRRSIIGQTYVLTTTTHQRRRILASSAAAACVIAQFRYIEERGLVQSFAWVVMPDHVHWMFQLQASELADIARRLKSSSALALNRLADRRSTVWQSGYFDHAVRAEESLVKQALYILGNPIRAGLARQIGEYPHAWSAWT; encoded by the coding sequence ATGAGCAGCCATCGCCTCCGCCTCGGTCGTCGCTCGATCATCGGCCAGACCTATGTTCTGACAACAACAACCCATCAGCGCCGCCGCATTCTTGCCAGCTCCGCTGCAGCAGCCTGCGTCATCGCTCAGTTTCGATACATTGAGGAGAGGGGACTGGTGCAGTCCTTCGCCTGGGTGGTCATGCCGGATCACGTGCACTGGATGTTCCAGCTGCAGGCGTCGGAGCTTGCTGACATCGCCCGTCGATTGAAGTCATCCAGTGCGCTGGCGCTGAATCGACTGGCCGACCGGCGCAGTACGGTATGGCAGTCAGGCTACTTCGATCACGCGGTGAGAGCCGAGGAGTCGCTGGTGAAACAGGCGCTGTACATCCTGGGGAACCCGATCCGGGCCGGTCTCGCCAGGCAGATCGGCGAGTATCCGCACGCGTGGTCGGCGTGGACGTGA
- a CDS encoding 2,3-dihydro-2,3-dihydroxybenzoate dehydrogenase: MQLTGFEGRVALVTGAAGGIGAALVRLLADAGCTVVATDRERPALDDPRVRALTLDVTDSAAVDAVVADVEATVGPIALAASVAGVLHVGEVAGTSDEDWRRVFAVNADGVFHVGRALARVMSPRRQGAIVTVSSNAAGVPRHGMAAYAASKAAATMFTRCLGLELAPLGIRCNIVAPGSTLTPMQTGMWEDAHGAERVIAGNLDTYKAGIPLRKLATPEDIAHSVMFLLSEQAGHVAMSDLYVDGGATLRG; the protein is encoded by the coding sequence ATGCAGTTGACCGGTTTTGAAGGGCGCGTGGCGCTGGTGACCGGCGCCGCCGGTGGCATCGGTGCGGCGCTGGTGCGGCTGCTGGCCGATGCGGGCTGCACGGTGGTGGCGACGGATCGCGAACGTCCTGCGCTGGACGACCCACGGGTTCGCGCGCTCACGCTGGACGTGACCGACAGCGCGGCGGTGGACGCGGTGGTGGCGGATGTCGAGGCGACGGTTGGCCCGATTGCGCTGGCCGCCAGCGTGGCCGGCGTGCTGCACGTGGGTGAGGTGGCCGGCACCAGCGATGAGGACTGGCGACGCGTGTTCGCGGTCAATGCCGATGGTGTGTTCCATGTCGGCCGTGCGCTGGCGCGGGTGATGTCACCGCGGCGCCAGGGGGCGATCGTCACCGTCAGTTCGAATGCGGCCGGCGTGCCTCGCCATGGCATGGCCGCCTACGCAGCATCGAAAGCCGCAGCGACCATGTTCACCCGCTGCCTGGGGCTGGAGCTGGCGCCGCTGGGCATCCGCTGCAACATCGTCGCCCCGGGTTCCACCCTGACCCCGATGCAGACCGGCATGTGGGAGGACGCGCACGGCGCCGAGCGCGTGATTGCAGGCAACCTGGACACCTACAAGGCTGGCATCCCTCTGCGCAAGCTTGCCACCCCGGAGGACATCGCCCACTCGGTGATGTTCCTGCTCTCCGAACAGGCCGGCCACGTAGCGATGAGCGACCTCTACGTCGACGGCGGCGCCACCCTCCGCGGCTGA